From Granulicella sp. WH15, the proteins below share one genomic window:
- a CDS encoding glutamine synthetase family protein: protein MSSEYRDFLELSYAELEELNLAAKEQRKKRVPAEVLQEERLNYLKNEPRIKAVTVVFSDLEGRLHMLDYDKKFLVKSYDNLTFDGSSIRGFTAQRESDLRLALDWAAFYWTPADVFGAGKVLVFGEVIDKNGGFYSGDIRGVLKNFSNEVFEANGWVLNAANEIEGFLFEGIDAERSFHEIGSFEYVNKGGYYHSLPGDPLREFIDTVSEVQRAMGFENEKDHPEVAPSQFEINYTYGDVVAAADQIQLYKLICRQVATQMGMTASFLPKPVTGVNGSGMHTNVSITKNGKNLFWDPKGEEKISRMGWQFVDRILTHGNDICLLLNASVNAYRRLDPHFEAPNQIKASATDRGSMVRIPIGNEKSSRVEVRSVGPDANPYMVLYSVFKTGLHGETAKIKNLRQADRYLPDNIYTALEDFKAATWTTTMLGADVKARYADLKQASADRCPRLLGTIVKSSEVQFHHDVYNQLLWNIF from the coding sequence ATGTCGAGCGAATATCGTGATTTTCTGGAACTTTCGTATGCGGAGCTGGAAGAGCTGAATCTGGCCGCCAAAGAGCAGCGCAAGAAGCGCGTTCCGGCCGAGGTACTGCAGGAAGAGCGTCTGAACTACCTGAAGAACGAGCCGCGCATCAAGGCCGTGACCGTGGTCTTCTCGGACCTCGAAGGCCGGCTGCACATGCTGGACTACGACAAGAAGTTCCTGGTGAAGAGCTACGACAACCTGACCTTCGACGGCTCCTCGATCCGCGGCTTTACGGCGCAGCGTGAGAGCGACCTGCGCCTGGCGCTGGACTGGGCGGCCTTCTACTGGACCCCGGCCGACGTCTTCGGCGCGGGCAAGGTGCTGGTCTTCGGCGAAGTGATCGACAAGAATGGCGGCTTCTACTCGGGCGATATCCGCGGCGTGCTGAAGAACTTCTCGAACGAGGTCTTCGAGGCCAACGGCTGGGTACTGAACGCGGCCAACGAGATCGAAGGCTTCCTCTTCGAGGGCATCGACGCCGAGCGCAGCTTCCACGAGATCGGCAGCTTCGAGTACGTGAACAAGGGCGGCTACTACCACTCCCTGCCGGGCGATCCGTTGCGCGAGTTCATAGACACCGTCTCGGAAGTACAGCGCGCGATGGGCTTCGAGAACGAGAAGGATCACCCCGAGGTTGCGCCCTCGCAGTTCGAGATCAACTACACCTACGGCGACGTGGTCGCGGCTGCGGACCAGATCCAGCTCTATAAGCTGATCTGTCGCCAGGTGGCCACGCAGATGGGCATGACCGCCAGCTTCCTGCCGAAGCCGGTGACGGGCGTAAACGGCTCGGGCATGCACACCAACGTCTCGATCACCAAGAACGGCAAGAACCTGTTCTGGGACCCCAAGGGCGAGGAGAAGATCTCTCGTATGGGCTGGCAGTTCGTCGACCGCATCCTGACGCACGGCAATGACATCTGCCTGCTGCTGAATGCGAGCGTGAACGCCTACCGGCGTCTGGACCCGCACTTCGAGGCTCCGAACCAGATCAAGGCTTCGGCTACGGATCGCGGCTCGATGGTCCGTATCCCCATCGGCAACGAGAAGTCGTCGCGTGTCGAGGTCCGTTCGGTCGGCCCGGATGCGAACCCGTACATGGTGCTGTACTCGGTCTTCAAGACCGGCCTGCACGGCGAGACGGCGAAGATCAAGAACCTGCGCCAGGCGGACCGTTACCTGCCCGACAACATCTACACCGCGCTCGAGGACTTCAAGGCTGCGACCTGGACGACGACCATGCTGGGCGCGGATGTGAAGGCACGGTATGCGGACCTGAAGCAGGCTTCGGCGGATCGCTGCCCGCGTCTGCTGGGAACGATTGTGAAGTCGTCCGAGGTCCAGTTCCACCACGACGTCTACAACCAGTTGCTGTGGAATATCTTCTAA
- the tadA gene encoding tRNA adenosine(34) deaminase TadA: MTDEDFLRAAIAEARSAEQAGEVPVGAVIVRDGQILATGSNRVIRDSDPTAHAEIVALRAAGLALGNYRIEGCDLYCTLEPCAMCAGAILHARIRRLIYAAPDPKAGACGSVLEVMNHPKLNHRVEVTSGLLAEECGQILTAFFRAKRS; this comes from the coding sequence ATGACCGACGAAGACTTCCTCCGCGCCGCCATCGCCGAAGCCCGCTCCGCCGAGCAGGCTGGCGAAGTCCCTGTGGGCGCGGTCATCGTGCGTGACGGCCAGATCCTCGCCACCGGCTCCAACCGCGTCATCCGCGACTCCGACCCCACCGCCCACGCCGAGATCGTCGCCTTGCGCGCCGCTGGCCTCGCTCTGGGCAACTACCGCATTGAGGGCTGCGACCTCTACTGCACGCTCGAGCCCTGCGCCATGTGCGCCGGAGCCATCCTGCACGCGCGCATCCGCCGCCTGATCTACGCCGCGCCCGACCCCAAGGCCGGTGCCTGCGGCTCGGTTCTCGAAGTGATGAACCACCCGAAGCTCAACCACCGCGTCGAGGTCACCAGCGGTCTGTTGGCCGAAGAGTGCGGCCAGATACTCACCGCCTTCTTCCGCGCCAAGCGATCCTGA
- a CDS encoding agmatine deiminase family protein translates to MTRYRMPAEWAPHAATWIAWPHNVSDWPGKFQPIPWVYSEIVRNLSRVEDVNILVNDEHAERRVTQLLKRAGANLARIHFHHWPTDRVWLRDSGPIFVKDDAGETSITNWHFNAWAKYDNWRRDDQIPQHVAKLYDMPERRPMIGDHRLVLEGGSIDVNGQGILLTTEECLLSEVQQRNPGISREQLEAAFNEHLGIEKIIWLHRGCAGDDTHGHVDDISRFVAPNTILTAVEHNVADENHLPLAENLDRLRSARNLKGGAFDIRELPMPAPVVFEGQRLPASYANFYIANGLVLVPTFNDPNDRRALNLLAECFPDREIVGIHCMDLIWGLGALHCMTQQEPA, encoded by the coding sequence ATGACCCGCTACCGCATGCCCGCCGAATGGGCCCCTCACGCCGCCACCTGGATCGCCTGGCCCCACAACGTCTCGGACTGGCCCGGCAAGTTCCAGCCCATCCCCTGGGTCTACTCCGAGATCGTCCGCAACCTCTCGCGCGTCGAGGACGTCAACATCCTCGTCAACGACGAGCACGCCGAGCGCCGCGTCACCCAACTGCTCAAGCGCGCCGGGGCCAACCTCGCCCGCATCCATTTCCACCACTGGCCCACCGACCGCGTGTGGCTCCGCGACTCCGGCCCCATCTTCGTGAAGGATGACGCTGGCGAGACCTCCATCACCAACTGGCACTTCAACGCCTGGGCCAAGTACGACAACTGGCGGCGCGACGACCAGATTCCGCAGCACGTGGCCAAGCTGTACGACATGCCCGAGCGGCGGCCCATGATCGGCGACCACCGGCTGGTGCTCGAGGGCGGCAGCATCGACGTCAACGGCCAGGGCATCCTGCTCACGACGGAAGAGTGCCTTCTCTCCGAGGTGCAGCAGCGCAACCCCGGCATCTCCCGCGAGCAGCTCGAGGCCGCCTTCAACGAGCACCTCGGCATCGAGAAGATCATCTGGCTGCATCGCGGCTGCGCGGGCGACGACACCCACGGCCACGTCGACGATATCTCCCGCTTCGTCGCGCCCAACACCATCCTCACCGCCGTCGAGCACAACGTGGCCGACGAGAACCACCTACCGCTGGCCGAGAACCTCGACCGCCTGCGCTCGGCGCGCAACCTCAAGGGCGGAGCCTTCGACATCCGCGAGCTGCCCATGCCCGCGCCGGTCGTCTTCGAGGGCCAGCGCCTGCCCGCCAGCTACGCCAACTTCTACATCGCCAACGGTCTGGTGCTGGTCCCCACCTTCAACGACCCTAACGACCGCCGCGCCCTGAACCTGCTGGCCGAGTGCTTCCCCGACCGCGAGATCGTCGGCATCCACTGCATGGACCTCATCTGGGGGCTGGGCGCGCTGCATTGCATGACCCAGCAGGAGCCTGCATGA
- a CDS encoding glucose 1-dehydrogenase, which produces MPDRFTGKVAIVTGSSSGIGQSIAIRLASEGAAVVIDYHSHPEGANETKAKVEAFGSKAITVQADVSSLADTQNLVDQAYIQLGGCDILVNNAGVEKNAPFLEVTEKDYDMVLDTNLKGAFFLTQAFVKRLVALQKPGRVINISSVHEDMVFPNFASYCAAKGGMRMLMRDLAMELGPVGITVNNVAPGAINTPINTALLADKPKLNALLNNIPLGRLGSTDDVSALVAFLASDEAGYITGSTYVVDGGLMRNYKEQ; this is translated from the coding sequence ATGCCTGACCGCTTTACGGGAAAAGTCGCCATCGTCACCGGATCGTCCTCCGGCATCGGCCAGTCCATCGCCATACGGCTCGCCAGCGAGGGAGCCGCCGTCGTTATCGACTATCACTCCCACCCCGAGGGAGCCAATGAGACCAAAGCCAAGGTCGAGGCCTTCGGGAGCAAGGCCATCACGGTTCAGGCCGATGTCTCCTCCCTGGCCGACACCCAGAACCTCGTCGATCAGGCTTACATCCAGCTCGGCGGCTGCGACATACTGGTCAACAACGCCGGTGTCGAGAAGAATGCGCCCTTCCTCGAGGTCACCGAGAAGGACTACGACATGGTTCTCGACACTAACCTGAAGGGCGCGTTCTTCCTCACCCAGGCCTTCGTCAAACGGCTGGTCGCACTCCAGAAGCCGGGCCGCGTCATCAACATCAGCTCCGTCCACGAGGACATGGTCTTCCCTAACTTCGCCAGCTACTGCGCGGCCAAGGGCGGGATGCGAATGCTCATGCGCGACCTTGCCATGGAACTTGGCCCGGTCGGCATCACGGTCAACAACGTGGCTCCGGGAGCCATCAACACGCCCATCAACACCGCGCTGCTGGCCGACAAGCCCAAGCTCAACGCGTTGCTCAACAACATTCCGCTGGGCCGCCTGGGTAGCACCGACGACGTCTCCGCGCTGGTCGCCTTCCTGGCCTCGGACGAGGCGGGCTATATCACCGGCTCGACCTACGTCGTCGACGGCGGCCTGATGCGCAACTACAAAGAACAGTAA
- a CDS encoding acyltransferase: MLKNDLRLRAATTRPYFPELDGVRAIAALMVMVFHFGQDWYSSKLLVFGQTGVDLFFVLSGFLITTILLRSRQGDWHEIRNFYIRRTLRIFPLYYGYLLGVCLLGGTVSLCYWGYLQNLAAAFGGPLHLAAPSGPAHFWSLGVEEQFYLVWPFLILFWPRRWLAHAMWGMVVFSILLRVALIGSSVDTFRFTLTRLDGLGAGGLLAYYYFRGVLGRFKPLLMALAPLALLSLVVEKMASHGTGVAWVEVMKYTSATVLYVALIGLLVTTEDSWMHRILRTKPMRGIGGVSYGMYVYHPAIFMALPGYLGGLPILAKAAICFAVVYLVALASFYGFERPFVGLKARLASEKPFRAVTA; this comes from the coding sequence ATGCTGAAGAACGATCTAAGACTGAGAGCCGCGACAACCAGACCGTACTTTCCCGAGTTGGATGGCGTGCGAGCGATTGCCGCGTTGATGGTGATGGTGTTTCATTTTGGGCAGGATTGGTACTCGTCGAAGCTGCTGGTCTTTGGCCAGACCGGAGTGGATCTGTTCTTTGTTCTGTCGGGCTTTCTGATTACGACGATCCTGCTGCGATCGCGGCAGGGAGACTGGCACGAGATCAGAAACTTTTACATCCGGCGCACGCTGCGGATCTTCCCGCTGTACTACGGCTATCTGTTGGGAGTGTGCCTGCTGGGCGGTACGGTGTCGCTCTGCTACTGGGGCTATCTGCAGAATCTGGCGGCGGCGTTTGGAGGACCGCTTCATCTTGCCGCGCCGTCCGGCCCTGCGCACTTCTGGTCCCTGGGGGTGGAGGAGCAGTTCTACCTGGTCTGGCCGTTTCTGATCCTGTTCTGGCCTCGGCGCTGGCTTGCGCACGCCATGTGGGGGATGGTTGTCTTTTCGATTCTGCTGCGCGTGGCGCTGATCGGTAGCTCTGTCGACACCTTCCGGTTTACGCTGACGCGGCTGGACGGGCTGGGGGCGGGCGGGTTGCTGGCGTACTACTACTTCCGCGGCGTGCTGGGGCGGTTCAAGCCGCTGTTGATGGCGCTCGCGCCGTTGGCTCTGCTGAGCCTGGTCGTGGAGAAGATGGCCTCCCATGGGACGGGAGTGGCGTGGGTCGAGGTGATGAAGTACACGTCGGCGACGGTGCTCTATGTGGCTCTGATCGGGCTGCTAGTGACAACCGAGGACTCCTGGATGCACCGCATCCTGCGGACGAAGCCCATGCGAGGGATCGGCGGGGTGAGCTACGGAATGTATGTCTACCATCCGGCGATCTTCATGGCGCTTCCGGGCTACCTGGGAGGACTGCCGATTCTGGCGAAGGCGGCGATCTGTTTTGCGGTGGTGTACCTGGTGGCGCTCGCGAGCTTTTATGGATTCGAAAGACCGTTTGTGGGGCTCAAGGCCAGGCTGGCATCGGAGAAGCCATTTCGTGCGGTTACCGCTTAG
- a CDS encoding GlsB/YeaQ/YmgE family stress response membrane protein, with translation MPHGIIMTIVIGFIVGLIAKLIMPGREPSGFIITSVIGIAGSFLGTYLGRAIGHYEPGQYAGFLMSLLGACILLGIYHLITRGSSRT, from the coding sequence ATGCCCCACGGCATCATCATGACCATCGTCATCGGCTTTATCGTCGGTCTCATCGCCAAGCTCATCATGCCCGGCCGCGAGCCCTCCGGCTTCATCATCACCTCCGTGATCGGTATCGCGGGCAGCTTCCTCGGCACCTACCTGGGCCGCGCCATCGGCCACTACGAGCCCGGCCAGTATGCCGGGTTCCTCATGTCGCTGCTCGGAGCCTGCATTCTGCTCGGCATCTACCACCTCATCACGCGCGGGTCTTCTCGAACCTGA
- a CDS encoding glutaredoxin family protein, with amino-acid sequence MELTVYSASWCRDCREAKRFLAKHNIPFQEIDIEETPGAADTVFENVGKRAIPQFVLDGKWIQPYRPGRGFLHAEMAELFGVPHE; translated from the coding sequence ATGGAGCTTACCGTTTACTCAGCATCCTGGTGCCGCGACTGCCGCGAGGCCAAGCGATTCCTCGCCAAGCACAACATCCCCTTCCAGGAGATCGACATCGAGGAGACGCCCGGCGCGGCCGATACCGTCTTCGAGAACGTCGGCAAGCGGGCGATCCCGCAGTTCGTCCTCGACGGCAAGTGGATTCAGCCCTACCGCCCCGGACGCGGCTTCCTGCATGCCGAGATGGCCGAGCTATTCGGCGTCCCGCACGAGTAG
- a CDS encoding DUF3175 domain-containing protein, protein MPTKSPAKKTPRKWSAKVNTDSTHPDEGLFKKSAPSIAKALFSEKVSPKGPASGMQMLNFYINRAGKNLPEDRRKTLEHAKEILSGMIADKKSAAKKTAAKKTPAKSAKKLPAKRSAK, encoded by the coding sequence ATGCCGACAAAATCCCCCGCAAAAAAGACGCCTCGTAAGTGGTCCGCTAAGGTCAACACCGACTCCACTCACCCCGACGAAGGTCTCTTCAAGAAGTCCGCCCCAAGCATCGCCAAAGCACTCTTCTCGGAGAAAGTCTCCCCCAAAGGCCCCGCCTCCGGGATGCAGATGCTCAACTTCTACATCAACCGGGCCGGGAAAAATCTTCCAGAAGATCGCCGGAAAACGCTCGAGCACGCCAAGGAGATCCTCTCCGGCATGATCGCCGATAAGAAGAGTGCGGCTAAGAAGACAGCGGCTAAAAAAACACCGGCTAAGTCAGCAAAGAAGTTACCGGCAAAGAGGTCGGCAAAATAA
- a CDS encoding carbon-nitrogen hydrolase gives MTKHKKIALIQMSCVPDTQANLEKAATLVRDAARAGANVVCLPELFRAQYFCQREEHALFDTAESIPGPSTELLSQVAREEKIVLIASLFERRAPGLYHNTAAILEADGSLAGVYRKMHIPDDPLYYEKFYFTPGDLGFKSFNTSQGKIGTLVCWDQWYPEAARLTALKGAETLFYPTAIGWHPSEKAEFGEAQYSAWQTMQRAHAISNGVFVGAVNRVGHEYGDVIHNGVSIPGPGGAGLEFWGGSFIADPFGRVIAQASHDKEEILIAEIDLKLLEDTRRNWPFLRDRRIDAYQGITSRFLD, from the coding sequence ATGACTAAGCACAAGAAGATCGCCCTCATCCAGATGTCGTGTGTTCCCGACACCCAGGCCAACCTCGAAAAGGCCGCCACCCTCGTCCGCGACGCCGCCCGCGCCGGGGCCAACGTCGTCTGCCTGCCGGAGCTGTTCCGCGCGCAGTACTTCTGCCAGCGCGAAGAGCACGCCCTCTTCGACACCGCCGAGTCCATCCCCGGCCCCTCGACCGAGCTGCTGAGCCAGGTCGCCCGCGAAGAGAAGATCGTCCTCATCGCCAGCCTCTTCGAGCGCCGCGCGCCAGGGCTTTATCACAACACTGCCGCCATCCTCGAAGCCGACGGCTCGCTCGCCGGGGTCTATCGCAAGATGCACATCCCCGACGACCCGCTCTACTACGAGAAGTTCTACTTCACCCCCGGCGATCTGGGTTTCAAGAGCTTCAACACCAGCCAGGGCAAGATCGGTACGCTGGTCTGCTGGGACCAGTGGTATCCCGAGGCCGCCCGCCTCACGGCGCTCAAGGGCGCGGAGACGCTCTTCTACCCGACCGCCATCGGCTGGCACCCGTCCGAGAAGGCCGAGTTCGGCGAGGCGCAGTACTCGGCCTGGCAGACCATGCAGCGCGCCCACGCCATCTCGAACGGCGTCTTCGTCGGCGCGGTCAACCGCGTCGGGCACGAGTACGGCGACGTCATCCATAACGGCGTCTCGATCCCCGGCCCCGGCGGCGCGGGCCTCGAGTTCTGGGGCGGCAGCTTCATCGCCGACCCGTTCGGGCGCGTCATTGCGCAGGCCTCGCACGATAAGGAAGAGATCCTGATCGCCGAGATCGACCTGAAGCTGCTCGAAGACACGCGCCGCAACTGGCCCTTCCTCCGCGATCGTCGCATCGACGCCTATCAGGGCATCACCAGCCGCTTCCTCGACTAA
- a CDS encoding CRISPR-associated protein Cas5, producing MIVCNEKEAFCMPLVHGLEFGANQAELVKDLVRELLKDGNCAVYALHNMKPNGELRMVSMPTDATKKAGRGVFLRIRPGAQVAMIVRPMNAKGGDKFTPVSKLTQSEMLKVIRIWRKQTALHVLPVMRAADRLDGPVDISQQR from the coding sequence ATGATCGTTTGCAATGAGAAGGAGGCATTTTGTATGCCGCTGGTACATGGTTTGGAGTTCGGTGCGAATCAAGCAGAGCTGGTAAAAGATCTGGTTCGCGAGCTGCTGAAAGATGGAAACTGCGCTGTGTACGCGCTTCATAACATGAAGCCGAATGGCGAGTTGAGAATGGTTTCGATGCCGACGGATGCAACGAAAAAAGCAGGCCGAGGCGTGTTCCTGCGGATTCGGCCCGGAGCCCAGGTAGCTATGATCGTGCGCCCGATGAATGCAAAGGGCGGAGATAAGTTCACGCCGGTCTCGAAGCTGACACAGTCGGAGATGCTGAAGGTGATTCGCATCTGGCGTAAGCAGACGGCATTGCATGTGCTTCCTGTGATGAGAGCGGCTGACCGTTTGGATGGTCCAGTCGATATCAGCCAGCAGCGTTAG
- the mdh gene encoding malate dehydrogenase, translating to MRKKVTIVGAGNVGATAAHWIAAKELADVVLLDVMEGVPQGKALDLLEAMPIEKRDVSIVGTNDYADTKGSDIVVITAGIARKPGMSRDDLLNTNFKIMSDVVEKAVAASPDAILIIVSNPLDAMAQTAFKKAGLPRERVIGMAGVLDSARFRTFIAEELQVSVENVTAFVLGGHGDTMVPLSRYSTMAGIPITELIAPDRLKELETRTANGGAEIVKYLKTGSAYYAPSAAAVEMVEAILKDKKKVLPCAAYLEGEYGISGLYVGVPCKLGAKGLEQIIEIKLTEEEKAALDKSAAAVKELCTVIGVA from the coding sequence ATGCGGAAAAAAGTTACGATCGTCGGAGCTGGAAACGTAGGCGCAACGGCTGCGCACTGGATTGCTGCGAAGGAACTTGCGGACGTGGTTCTGCTGGACGTGATGGAAGGGGTTCCGCAGGGCAAGGCGCTGGATCTGCTGGAGGCCATGCCGATCGAGAAGCGCGATGTCTCGATTGTGGGTACGAACGACTATGCCGACACCAAGGGTTCGGATATCGTGGTCATCACGGCGGGCATCGCGCGCAAGCCGGGCATGAGCCGCGACGACTTGTTGAACACGAACTTCAAGATCATGAGCGACGTGGTGGAGAAGGCGGTTGCGGCTTCGCCGGATGCGATCCTGATTATCGTCTCGAACCCGCTGGACGCGATGGCGCAGACTGCTTTCAAAAAGGCTGGGTTGCCGCGTGAGCGCGTGATCGGTATGGCGGGCGTGCTGGATTCGGCGCGCTTCCGGACGTTCATCGCCGAGGAACTGCAGGTCTCGGTGGAGAACGTGACGGCGTTCGTGCTGGGCGGCCACGGCGATACGATGGTGCCGCTGTCGCGCTACTCGACGATGGCCGGGATTCCGATCACCGAACTGATCGCGCCGGACCGGCTGAAAGAGCTGGAGACGCGGACGGCGAACGGCGGCGCGGAGATCGTCAAGTACCTGAAGACGGGGTCGGCCTACTACGCGCCGAGCGCGGCTGCGGTCGAAATGGTCGAGGCGATCCTGAAGGACAAGAAGAAGGTCCTTCCGTGCGCGGCGTATCTTGAGGGCGAGTACGGAATCTCGGGGCTATACGTCGGGGTGCCGTGCAAGCTGGGAGCCAAGGGTCTCGAGCAGATCATCGAGATCAAGCTGACCGAAGAAGAGAAGGCTGCTCTCGACAAGAGCGCGGCCGCGGTGAAGGAGCTTTGCACCGTCATCGGCGTAGCGTAG